The Ovis canadensis isolate MfBH-ARS-UI-01 breed Bighorn chromosome 13, ARS-UI_OviCan_v2, whole genome shotgun sequence genome includes a region encoding these proteins:
- the LOC138417518 gene encoding LOW QUALITY PROTEIN: choline transporter-like protein 2 (The sequence of the model RefSeq protein was modified relative to this genomic sequence to represent the inferred CDS: deleted 1 base in 1 codon), with protein MVDERKDGSYGTPQKYDPAFKGPIYNRGCTDIICCVFLFLAIVGYVAVGIIAWTHGDPRKVIYPTDSRGQFCGQKGTKNENKPFLFYFNIVKCASPLVLLEFQCPTPQICVEKCPSRYLTYLNAHASEDFEYYKQYCLPGFQKNKGVAEVLRDGDCPAVLIPSKPFAQRCFPAVHAHKGVLMVGNETTYEDGHGSRKNITELVEGAKDRQLAMRIFEDYTVSWYWIIIGLIIAMVLSLLFIILLRFLAGIMVWVMIVMVILVLGYGILHCYMEYARLHGEASSDISLVDLGFQTDFRVYLHLRQTWVAFMIILSITEVIIILLLIFLRKRILTAIALIKEASRAVGYVMCSLLYPLVTFFLLCLCIAYWASTAIFLSTSNEAVYKIFNDTSCPVAGKTCNPETFPSSNESRLCPGAHCQFAFYGGESTYHRALLGLQIFNIFMFFWLANFMLALGQVTLAGAFASYYWAMNKPDDLPAFPLFSAFGRALRYHTGSLAFGSLLLAVVQVIRVMLEYLDQRLKAAENKFAKFLMSCLKCCFWCLEKFIKFLNRNAYIMIAIYGTNFCTSARNTFFLLMRNIIRVAVLDKVTDSLFLLGKLLIVGSVGILAFFFFTHRIRIVQDTAPPLHYYWVPIVTVVIGSYLIAHGFFSVYGMCVDTLFLCFLEDLERKDGTPERPYFMSLTLKILNKTNKRQAEP; from the exons ATGGTGGACGAGCGGAAGGACGGATCCTATGGAACACCGCAGAAGTATGACCCCGCCTTCAAAGGACCCATTTACAACAGAGGCTGCACAGATATCATTTGctgtgtcttcctctttctggctATCGTGGGTTATGTAGCTGTAGGCATCATAGCTTGGACCCATGGAGACCCTCGAAAGGTGATCTACCCCACTGACAGCCGAGGCCAATTCTGCGGGCAGAAGGGCACGAAAAATGAGAACAAACCCTTCCTGTTTTATTTCAACATCGTGAAGTGTGCTAGCCCCCTGGTCCTGCTGGAATTCCAGTGTCCCACCCCCCAGATTTGTGTGGAGAAATGTCCCAGCCGTTACCTCACCTACCTGAATGCTCATGCATCTGAGGACTTTGAGTACTACAAGCAGTACTGTTTACCTGGCTTCCAGAAAAACAAGGGTGTGGCTGAAGTCCTTCGAGATGGAGACTGCCCCGCTGTCCTCATTCCCAGCAAACCCTTTGCCCAGCGATGTTTCCCGGCTGTCCATGCCCACAAGGGGGTCCTCATGGTGGGCAACGAGACGACCTACGAGGATGGGCATGGCTCTCGGAAAAACATCACGGAGCTGGTGGAAGGCGCCAAGGACCGGCAGCTGGCCATGAGGATATTTGAAGATTACACAGTCTCCTGGTACTGGATTATCATAGGCCTGATTATCGCCATGGTGCTGAGCCTCCTGTTCATCATCCTGCTCCGATTCTTGGCTGGCATTATGGTCTGGGTGATGATCGTCATGGTGATCCTGGTCCTAGGCTACGGAATACTGCATTGCTACATGGAATATGCTCGGCTGCATGGTGAGGCCAGCTCTGACATCTCCCTGGTGGACCTTGGCTTCCAGACAGACTTTCGTGTGTACCTGCACTTGCGGCAGACCTGGGTGGCCTTCATGATCATTCTGAGCATCACTGAGGTTATTATCATCTTGCTGCTCATCTTTCTACGGAAGAGAATTCTCACTGCCATCGCACTCATCAAAGAAGCCAGCAGGGCTGTGGGATACGTGATGTGCTCCTTGCTGTACCCACTGGTcaccttcttcctgctgtgccttTGCATCGCCTACTGGGCTAGCACCGCTATCTTCCTGTCCACTTCCAATGAAGCTGTCTATAAGATCTTCAATGACACCAGCTGCCCAGTTGCTGGGAAAACCTGCAACCCCGAGACCTTCCCCTCCTCCAATGAATCCCGCCTGTGTCCTGGAGCCCACTGCCAGTTCGCCTTCTATGGTGGTGAATCGACCTACCACCGGGCCCTGTTGGGCCTGCAGATCTTCAACATCTTCATGTTCTTCTGGCTGGCCAACTTCATGCTGGCACTGGGCCAAGTCACACTAGCCGGGGCGTTTGCCTCCTACTACTGGGCCATGAACAAGCCCGATGATTTGCCTGCCTTCCCACTCTTCTCTGCCTTTGGCCGGGCGCTCAGGTATCACACAGGCTCCCTGGCCTTTGGCTCCCTCCTTCTGGCCGTCGTGCAGGTCATCCGAGTGATGCTGGAGTACTTGGATCAGCGCTTGAAAGCGGCAGAGAACAAGTTTGCAAAGTTCCTCATGAGCTGTCTCAAATGCTGCTTTTGGTGTCTAGAGAAATTCATCAAATTCCTCAACAGAAATGCCTACATCATGATTGCCATCTATGGCACCAACTTCTGCACCTCAGCCAGAAACACCTTCTTCCTGCTCATGAGAAACATCATCAGGGTGGCTGTCCTGGATAAAGTCACCGACTCCCTCTTCCTGTTGGGCAAACTTCTGATAGTCGGTAGTGTGGGGATCCtggctttcttcttcttcactCACCGAATCAGGATCGTGCAGGACACAGCACCACCCCTCCATTATTACTGGGTCCCTATAGTGACGGTGGTCATCGGCTCCTACCTGATCGCCCATGGCTTCTTCAGTGTCTACGGCATGTGCGTGGACacacttttcctctgtttcttg gAGGACTTGGAGAGGAAAGATGGGACGCCCGAGAGGCCTTACTTCATGTCTCTCACCCTCAAGATCTTGAACAAGACCAACAAGAGGCAGGCGGAGCCCTAG